CCGACAAGACAGCCATGGGGTTGATGGCTCAGGCCGCGCGCCGCGCCGTCGCTGACGCAGGGCTGACCAAAGGCGATATCGACGGTTTCGGCGGCCACGGGACGCTCCTGCCGCCGGTCGAGGTCAGCGAATACCTGGGGCTGCGCCCAACGTGGGTGGACGCCACCAACGTCGGCGGCTCGTCCTGGGAGGTCATGGCCCGTCATGCGGCGGACGCGATCGCCGCGGGTGACGTCGAGGTCGTGCTGCTGACCTACGGGTCGACCGCGCGCTCCGACGTCAAACGACGGGTCCGGGCGTCGGCGGCCGCGATGGGCACCGGCGGTGCGATGCAGTACGAGGCGCCTTATGGCGCAACGCTGATCGCGAAGTATGCGATGGCCGCCCGCAGGCACATGATCGAATACGGCACCACCATTGAGCAGTTGGCCGAAGTCGCAGTCGCCGCTCACGAATGGGCGGCCATGAACGACAACGCATTCGAGCGTGATCGCATCACTGTCGCCGACGTCGCGGCCGCCCCGATGCTGGCCGACCCGTTCACCGCCAAACACGTGTGCCTTCGCACCGACGGTGGCGGTGCGGTCGTCCTGGCCAGCGAGCGGGTGGCAAGAAACTGCGCGAAAGACCCGGTGTGGATCCTCGGCGCGGCCGACGCGACCTCGCACGTCAGCATGAGCGAGTGGACCGACTTCACCACATCGGCCGCGGCGGTTTCCGGCCCTGCGGCGTTCGCGCAAGCCGGGGTGACACCCGCCGACGTGGATGTATGCCAGCTGTATGACTCGTTCACGTCGACTGTGCTGCTGACCGTGGAGGATCTGGGTTTCTGCGCCAAAGGGGACGGTGGACCGTTCATCGGATCCGGCGCACTTCGACCAGGCGGCGCGCTGCCGACGAACACCGACGGCGGCGGGCTCGCGTCATGTCATCCCGGCATGCGAGGGATGTTTCTGATGGTGGAGGCGGTCAGACAACTGCGCGGCGAATGCGGCGCCAGGCAGGTCGAAGACGCGCGCCTGGCCTGTGTGCACGCGATGGGCGGATTCTTCACCCACAGCGCCACTCTGATCCTGGGCAGAGACTCATGAGCGCGCCGAACCGGCCCACCGTCGACTCCGACAGCGAAGCCTGGTGGACGGCCGTCGAGGACCGCCGGCTGATGGTCAACGCCTGCCGATCATGCAGTCGAAACTCGCTGTACGCCAGGCCGTTCTGCCCGCACTGCTGGAGTGAGGATGTCGCGCTCGTGCCTGCGAGCGGACGCGCCCGCCTGTACACCTGGAGCGTCGTACACCAGAACGCCGCACCGTTCGACGCGCGCACTCCGTACGTGCTGGCCATGGTGGACCTCGACGAGGGACCTCGGCTGATGACGGTGATCGAGGACTGCCGCGACACCGCACTGCAGGCCGGGCTCGAGTTGGACCTGGACTTCCGCGAGGACGACGGATTCGTCGTTCCAGTTTTCAAACCGGCCGTGCGGATCAAGGGAGAACCCCGATGAACAAAGACGAGATGATTCTGATCGGGACTGGCAGGCGCAGATGAGCAAGGTCACCGCGAACACACACGATTGACAGTCGGCTCGACGACTCAGGTGAGGCGGTCGGCCACCACGCGCGGCCGCCCTTCCGAGCGCGCGTGCAGCGTATTGCGTTCCACCTTGCCGTTGGCGTTGACCGGTAACGGCTGATCCCAGAACACGAGTTCCTCGGGCAGTTTGTATTTGGGCAACCCTGCCGCGCCCAACGCGTTGGCGACATCGGCCAGCGACAGCCGGCACCCATCTTCGAGCACCATCGCCACCGCCAGCCGCTCCCCGGTCGTGGCATCGGCCACCGAATACGCCGCGCACTCCCGCACGCCGTCGATGCGGGCGACGGCCTCTTCGACCTCAGCCGCGGGGATCTTCATCCCGTTGCGGATGACGATGTCCTTGATCCGCCCGACGACGCGAACCCGGCCGGCGTTGAGCTCGGCCACATCTCCGGTGCGGAACCACTCCCCGTCGTACCCGAGCGCGTCGTCCTCGGCGTCGGTGTATCCGAGAAACGCGTGTGGTCCCCGAATGCAGCACTCCGCCGGGTCGGCCGACGATCCGACCCGCACCTCGACGTCGGCCAGCGCCACTCCGTCGTCTGCATGGCGCACGTCCCTCGGTTCACCGCGGAGGCCCGACGTACTCACCGGCACCTCCGACGAACCGTAGGCGCGCATGACGACGATGCCGAAGTCGTCCTCCACGCGTTCGACGATGCGCCGGTCAAGCATGGTTCCGCCGAGATACACGGCGCGCAGCGGGACGGGTTCACCGCGGCTGACTGCTTCGTCGAGCAGCCTGTCGAGCAGACGGTCCGGACCGCCGTACCAGGTGGCACCGGTCGAGATGAGCAGTTCGCACGTGCTGACCGGATCCCAACGATCCTCGAGTACGACGGGTGCCTTCAGCATCGGCCCGATGAAAAGGGCCTGCACGACGCCCGTGACCGACGCCAGCGGGCTGACAAGGAAGATTCGGTCGTCCCTCCCCAGTCCGGCCGCCGCGATGTAGTTCTGCGAGGCCTTGATCAAGGTGCTCAACGAGTGGATCACGCCCTTCGGCCGCGACGTCGTCCCCGATGTGTAGAGGATCAGCGCGGGCTCGTCGGCGGGACGCCTGGGGTGGTGCGACTCGACGCCGCGTGTTTCGTCGCCGGCACCACCCAATTCGATCCATGTGCATACGTCGGCCAGTCCGGATTCGGTGACGGCCGGCCAATTCGGCGCCGCACCGTGGACCGCACCCGTACGGGAGACGATATCGGCGACCTGGGCGGGCCCGGCACTGCGCGGCACGAGCAGTACCAACGCGTCGAGCCGAAGTGCGGCATGCACGGCGGCGACGGAGTCGATGTCGTTGCCGACGACTAGGACCACTGGAGCTGACGCGCGTATTCCCGCATCGTGCATCACGCTGCATATGCGGTCGATGTGCTCGTCGAGCTCGGAGTAGGTGAGTTGAGTGTCCCTGCTGCACAAGGCCTGCCTCGATGGGTGCCGCGCGGCAGCGGTCCGCACGACGTCGATCGGTCGTTCCGACCAGTGCCCGGCGGCGCGGTAGCCGGGGCGCAATTCCTCGGCTCGCCGACGCGCGTGCCGCAGGAGCTCGGCCGGGGCACTCATGGATCCTCCGATGCAAATGCTGGTTCTCGTCTGAGGTAAATGTATCCTCTCACGCATGGTCGACGCCCAACCCTCATCGTCTGAACGCTCATCGCTGACTTTCGACGGCCAGGTGGCCATCGTCACCGGCGCGGGCGGTGGACTCGGACGCTGTCATGCCCTGGAACTCGCCCGCCGGGGAGCACGGGTGGTGGTCAACGACCTCGGCAGCGCGGTGGATGGCAGCGGTGCCTCGATCTCGTCGGCGCAGAAGGTTGTCGATGAGATCACCGCAGCGGGCGGCACCGCGATCGCCAACGGCGATTCCGTCGCCACCGAGGCGGGCGGCGCGGCGATCGTCGACCAGGCCATGTCCGAATTCGGACGGGTCGACATCCTGATCAACAACGCGGGCATTCTCCGCGACGCGGCGTTCAAGAACATGACCGCCGAACAGGTCGACGCGGTCATCTCCGTTCACCTCACGGGCACCTTCAACGTAACCCGCGCTGTTTGGCCGGTCATGCGCGACCAGAACTACGGGCGTATTGTCCAAACAACATCGGGTACAGGTCTTTTCGGAAACTTCGGACAGGCCAACTACGGTGCGGCCAAGATGGGTCTGGTCGGGATGATGCACGTGCTCGCCATCGAGGGCGCGCGCAACGGCATCGCGATCAACGCCATCGCGCCGATCGCCAGAACCCGCATGACCGAGGACATCATGGGCGAGGCCGGCAAGGCCATGGACCCCGAACTTGTCACGCCGGTGGTGGTCTACCTGGCCCACGAGAGCTGCGACCGCACCGCGCACATCTATTCGGTGGGTGGGGGCAAGGTGTCGCGTGTGTTCATCGGCGTCACCAAGGGCATCGAGGACACCGCGCTGACCGCTGAAACCGTGGCCGAGGCCATCGATCAGATCGACGACAGCTCCGCGTTCACGATCCGGGGCGGCCCCACGTCCTGACGCTCTCGCTCAGAACCCGCGCGGAAGCCAAGGGCGACAACGCGTTTCCCATTTCCTGTCGATCGATGGTCACGCGTTGCACACCGTCCTCGCCGATCAAGAGAGTGATGCCGATGGCCTCTTCACAGATCACTTCATCCCCAGTGTTAACGGCGTTTCCGCTTTTCGGGTATCTTAATTTCCACTATCGGTTGGACGACGGCAAAGAACCGAAACGAGGAGGCGCTGGATGACCGACACCTCGCCTCAGACGGGCCAGATCACCGACGAGGGACTGGCCCGCCTTCGCGCCACCATCGGCATCGCCGTCCCGCACCCTCAGCCGCCGCATTACCTGCGTCCCAACGAGGACACGTTCCGCCACGTCGCCGAGAGCTACGGCGATGCCAACCCGCTGTGGGGTGATCCCGAGTACGCGGCCAAGACGGTGTGGGGCGAATCCGTTGCGCCGCCCGCCCTCATCGGCGGGGACACGTTGATCGGTGAGGACGAGGTCACCGAACTCTCCGACGAGGACCGGGCCCTCACGAAGGGCGACCCGCTCCGCGGCGTGCACGCCTTCTACGCCTCCTCGGCGCGCGAGTGGTGGGCACCGCTACGTGCCAACCACCGGGTGTTCCGGCGCAACGCACTCGTCGCGGCGCTCGACAAGACCAGCGAGTTCGCTGGACGCGCCGTCCATGAATGGTCGGCGCAGGTGTTTCGCGACGACGAGGGCACCATCCTCGGCGGCCAGTACCGCAACATGATCCGCACGGAGCGCAGCAAGGCGCGCGGCAAGAAGAAGTACGAATCCATCGAATTGAAGACGTGGAGCCCCGACGAGATCGCGGAGATCGACGAACGGTACGCGCGCGAGAGTCCTCGCGGCGCCGACCCGCGCTGGTGGGAGGACGTCGACGAGGGCGACGACCTTGGCACGCTGACCAAGGGTCCCCTGACGGTCACCGACATGGTGTGCTGGCACGTCGGAATGGGGATGGGCTTGTACGGCGTGCGGCCACTGCAGTTGGCATGGCGCAACCGGCAGCGCATTCCGCGCTTCTACACGCCGGACGAACACGGCGTGCCCGATGCGCAGCAACGTGTGCACTGGGATCCGACCGCCGCACGTAACGCGGGCAATCCCACGACGTTCGACTACGGCCGCATGCGCGAGACGTGGCTGATTCACCTCTGCACCAACTGGATGGGCGACGACGCGTGGCTGTGGAAGCTCGATTGCGAATTCCGGCTATTCAACTACGTCGGCGATCTACACACCGTGAGTGGCACGGTGGTCCGTAAGTACCTCGCCGACGGGGACCGGCCCGCCGTCGACGTCGAACTCGCGGCGACGAATCACCGTGGCCAGGTGACCGCACCGGGACACGCCACCATCCTGCTGCCCAGCCGGCAGCGCGGCCCCGTCCGCCTTCCTGATCCACCAGGTAACGCCACGAACCTGACCGACCTGTTGTCCGCCGTTTCCGCCCAGTTCGCCGAACGATGACCTACGACAGTGTGACCGGCCTTCGCGCCGAACAGCTGGGCCCGGTGCTACATCTCACACTGGACCGCGCCGACCGACGCAACGCGATCAACGACGTCGTGCTCGACGCGATGATCGGCCACCTCGCGGCTGCGGGAATTGACGAATCGGTGCGGGTGATCCGCATCGATGCCGAGGGTCCCGACTTCTGCGCCGGGTCTGATCTGATCGCCAACAATGCGCGCTCCGAACGCAAACCACGGGTGGGCAGCACCCAGCGCCGGCTGCCGAACAAGGCCAACAGGTTCATACCCCTGATGCTCGAAACGCAGGTTCCGATCGTCACGGTCGTTCGGGGATGGGCCGCCGGCCTCGGCTTCCATATCGCGTTGGCGTCCGACTTTTGCGTCGCCGCCGATAACGCGCGGTTCTGGGAACCGTTCATGGCGCGCGGGTTCACCCCTGACAGCGGAGCGGCGTGGCTACTCCCCCGCGTCATCGGCCTAGTGCGCACCAGACGACTGCTGATGCTGGGCGAGGAGATCTCCGGAGCCACCGCCGCTGAGTGGGGCATCATCCACGGGGCTCACCCGGAAGGCGAATTGGACTCGGTGGCACGAGAACTGATCACCAAGCTCAGCGAGGCCCCAACCGTCGCGCTCGGTCTCACCAAATGGTTGCTGCAGAGCGGCAACGGTCTGGATCTCGACCGGCATCTGCAGAACGAGGCGATGGCGCTCGAATTGTCAAGCCGCAGCGAGGACTTCCGCGAAGGTCTGGCGGCATTCCGCGAAAAGCGCGACGCGAAGTACCAGGGTCGCTGACACCCATGTCCCGTCTCCCGATCTCCGCAACCACCAGCGTCGACGATGCCGTCGCCACGGTGCAGCAGTGGGTCGAGGCAGAGGTGCCTGCGGAGTGGCGGTCGGCTGCGGCCGATGGGTCCGACGCGCTTCGGGCGGTGCGTAGCCATGACGCCTACGTGTCGTGGTATCCGACGTTCGCAGACTCCGGGCTGGTGGTGCCGACGTGGGAGCCTGAGCACGGGGGCCTCGGTGTGACCAACGAGATCGCCCGCGCCATAGAGAAGGTACTCGGACCGCTCAGGCTGAGAAGGCTGAATCCGTTGGGGCTGAACAACGCTGCGGCGGCCCTGTTCAGTCACGGAACGGAGGAGCAGCGGCGACGATTTCTTCCTCCGATCGTGCGCAACGAGGAGAAATGGTGCCAACTGTTCAGCGAGCCCGGGGCGGGATCCGATCTCGCGTCGCTGGCCACGCGCGCCGTCCGTGACGGTGACGGCTGGGTGATCACCGGCCAAAAGGTGTGGACCACGTGGGCCGATGAGGCCGACTTGGCGATCCTGCTGGCGCGCACCGATCCCGATGCGCCGAAACACAAAGGCATCACCTACTTCCTGCTCGACATGCATCAGCCGGGTGTCGAGGTCAGGCCGCTGCGCCAGATCACCGGAGAATCCGAATTCAATGAGGTGTTCCTGGACGGCGCGCGAGTACCCGACGCACACCGCGTGGGAGAGGTCAACGATGGTTGGCGTGTCAGCGCATCGACACTGTCCAGCGAGCGGCAGATGGTGTCGGGCTCGGGTTCCGGCGGGATGGGACGGCTCGGCGGCTCCAGTGCCGATCGGTTGATCACGTTGGCGCAGGAAACGGGTCGGTGGGATGATCCCGTCGTCCGCAACAAGGTGATGCGTCTGTGGGCCCAGGAACAGATCCGTGGATGGACCAATGCCCGCGTGCGCGCGGC
The nucleotide sequence above comes from Mycolicibacterium moriokaense. Encoded proteins:
- a CDS encoding acetyl-CoA acetyltransferase; the protein is MPSNRVALVGAGLSDCGRVPDKTAMGLMAQAARRAVADAGLTKGDIDGFGGHGTLLPPVEVSEYLGLRPTWVDATNVGGSSWEVMARHAADAIAAGDVEVVLLTYGSTARSDVKRRVRASAAAMGTGGAMQYEAPYGATLIAKYAMAARRHMIEYGTTIEQLAEVAVAAHEWAAMNDNAFERDRITVADVAAAPMLADPFTAKHVCLRTDGGGAVVLASERVARNCAKDPVWILGAADATSHVSMSEWTDFTTSAAAVSGPAAFAQAGVTPADVDVCQLYDSFTSTVLLTVEDLGFCAKGDGGPFIGSGALRPGGALPTNTDGGGLASCHPGMRGMFLMVEAVRQLRGECGARQVEDARLACVHAMGGFFTHSATLILGRDS
- a CDS encoding acyl-CoA dehydrogenase family protein, with the translated sequence MSRLPISATTSVDDAVATVQQWVEAEVPAEWRSAAADGSDALRAVRSHDAYVSWYPTFADSGLVVPTWEPEHGGLGVTNEIARAIEKVLGPLRLRRLNPLGLNNAAAALFSHGTEEQRRRFLPPIVRNEEKWCQLFSEPGAGSDLASLATRAVRDGDGWVITGQKVWTTWADEADLAILLARTDPDAPKHKGITYFLLDMHQPGVEVRPLRQITGESEFNEVFLDGARVPDAHRVGEVNDGWRVSASTLSSERQMVSGSGSGGMGRLGGSSADRLITLAQETGRWDDPVVRNKVMRLWAQEQIRGWTNARVRAALSAGQSPGAASSIGKVHQATLNQQIQDLMVDLLGTDAVAWPATDDPDALPRDVHGMMRSLANATEGGTTDINKNILGERVLGLPKEPDPWKGKPWKDIPRS
- a CDS encoding hotdog family protein, with translation MTDTSPQTGQITDEGLARLRATIGIAVPHPQPPHYLRPNEDTFRHVAESYGDANPLWGDPEYAAKTVWGESVAPPALIGGDTLIGEDEVTELSDEDRALTKGDPLRGVHAFYASSAREWWAPLRANHRVFRRNALVAALDKTSEFAGRAVHEWSAQVFRDDEGTILGGQYRNMIRTERSKARGKKKYESIELKTWSPDEIAEIDERYARESPRGADPRWWEDVDEGDDLGTLTKGPLTVTDMVCWHVGMGMGLYGVRPLQLAWRNRQRIPRFYTPDEHGVPDAQQRVHWDPTAARNAGNPTTFDYGRMRETWLIHLCTNWMGDDAWLWKLDCEFRLFNYVGDLHTVSGTVVRKYLADGDRPAVDVELAATNHRGQVTAPGHATILLPSRQRGPVRLPDPPGNATNLTDLLSAVSAQFAER
- a CDS encoding SDR family NAD(P)-dependent oxidoreductase, with the translated sequence MVDAQPSSSERSSLTFDGQVAIVTGAGGGLGRCHALELARRGARVVVNDLGSAVDGSGASISSAQKVVDEITAAGGTAIANGDSVATEAGGAAIVDQAMSEFGRVDILINNAGILRDAAFKNMTAEQVDAVISVHLTGTFNVTRAVWPVMRDQNYGRIVQTTSGTGLFGNFGQANYGAAKMGLVGMMHVLAIEGARNGIAINAIAPIARTRMTEDIMGEAGKAMDPELVTPVVVYLAHESCDRTAHIYSVGGGKVSRVFIGVTKGIEDTALTAETVAEAIDQIDDSSAFTIRGGPTS
- a CDS encoding enoyl-CoA hydratase/isomerase family protein, coding for MTYDSVTGLRAEQLGPVLHLTLDRADRRNAINDVVLDAMIGHLAAAGIDESVRVIRIDAEGPDFCAGSDLIANNARSERKPRVGSTQRRLPNKANRFIPLMLETQVPIVTVVRGWAAGLGFHIALASDFCVAADNARFWEPFMARGFTPDSGAAWLLPRVIGLVRTRRLLMLGEEISGATAAEWGIIHGAHPEGELDSVARELITKLSEAPTVALGLTKWLLQSGNGLDLDRHLQNEAMALELSSRSEDFREGLAAFREKRDAKYQGR
- a CDS encoding class I adenylate-forming enzyme family protein, encoding MSAPAELLRHARRRAEELRPGYRAAGHWSERPIDVVRTAAARHPSRQALCSRDTQLTYSELDEHIDRICSVMHDAGIRASAPVVLVVGNDIDSVAAVHAALRLDALVLLVPRSAGPAQVADIVSRTGAVHGAAPNWPAVTESGLADVCTWIELGGAGDETRGVESHHPRRPADEPALILYTSGTTSRPKGVIHSLSTLIKASQNYIAAAGLGRDDRIFLVSPLASVTGVVQALFIGPMLKAPVVLEDRWDPVSTCELLISTGATWYGGPDRLLDRLLDEAVSRGEPVPLRAVYLGGTMLDRRIVERVEDDFGIVVMRAYGSSEVPVSTSGLRGEPRDVRHADDGVALADVEVRVGSSADPAECCIRGPHAFLGYTDAEDDALGYDGEWFRTGDVAELNAGRVRVVGRIKDIVIRNGMKIPAAEVEEAVARIDGVRECAAYSVADATTGERLAVAMVLEDGCRLSLADVANALGAAGLPKYKLPEELVFWDQPLPVNANGKVERNTLHARSEGRPRVVADRLT
- a CDS encoding Zn-ribbon domain-containing OB-fold protein encodes the protein MSAPNRPTVDSDSEAWWTAVEDRRLMVNACRSCSRNSLYARPFCPHCWSEDVALVPASGRARLYTWSVVHQNAAPFDARTPYVLAMVDLDEGPRLMTVIEDCRDTALQAGLELDLDFREDDGFVVPVFKPAVRIKGEPR